The following coding sequences are from one Shewanella violacea DSS12 window:
- a CDS encoding bifunctional protein-serine/threonine kinase/phosphatase codes for MSASSAASLSKSLVEDDLTSKPEPVLCEEPSLGREPASNGDLPLNGELEIGAGQCSAQGAKSTNEDAIGIRIPDGLMLTTKGAVSVICDGVSAAEAAEKASSISISNFISDYYSTPDTWSVEKSSSQVLTALNRWLYGLGQDYREAQRGYVCTFTALIFKSCSAYLLHVGDSRAYRFRAGKLERLSRDHVTVLGKDKRYLARALGLDVKLDVDYRKLELVRGDLYLLTTDGIHDVICDQDLAVKLSEFMSTSNYKSEYKPESDAAIDHDEFCRLLCSQAIDAGSLDNVSCQLLSIDTLPKLNIDDLYQRLSKLPFPPPLSEGMKLDGYLIEQILHQSQRSQVYLASDADGNKRCIKTPSVNYLDDAAYIERFMLESWIGHRINSPNVVKLLDRDRAKSALYYVTEHLNGMSLSTWITRNPKASVQEVLPLLKQIESGVRAFHRKETIHQDLKPDNILLTYEGQIKLIDFGSCHIKGIAEIATPLQRDSILGTADYSAPESVLGYRVTNKADLFSMAVITFEMLTGKLPFKGKLAQCRTKQDYLKLVYIPSYELNPLIPLWMDPPLKKALSFDPVSRQVDTSELLYELNQPLVNWDKPEVGRSLLERDPVRFWQGVSVLFGLSTLLLLLS; via the coding sequence ATGTCAGCATCGAGCGCAGCGTCATTGAGTAAGAGTCTGGTTGAAGATGATTTAACCTCTAAACCTGAGCCTGTTTTATGTGAGGAGCCGAGCTTAGGTAGGGAGCCTGCTTCAAATGGAGATCTACCTTTGAATGGCGAGCTTGAAATTGGAGCGGGTCAGTGCTCTGCACAAGGTGCTAAATCCACCAATGAAGATGCTATCGGCATTCGTATCCCAGATGGCTTGATGCTGACAACTAAGGGGGCTGTATCGGTAATTTGTGATGGGGTGAGCGCCGCAGAAGCGGCAGAGAAAGCCAGCAGCATAAGCATCAGTAATTTCATCTCTGATTATTATTCGACGCCGGATACCTGGAGCGTCGAGAAATCTAGCTCTCAGGTACTCACTGCACTGAATCGTTGGCTCTATGGTCTAGGCCAGGATTATCGTGAGGCCCAGCGGGGCTATGTATGTACCTTTACCGCCCTTATTTTTAAGTCATGCAGTGCTTATCTGCTCCATGTTGGTGATTCTAGAGCCTATCGATTCAGAGCCGGCAAGCTTGAGCGCCTGAGCCGGGACCATGTGACAGTACTTGGCAAAGACAAGCGCTATCTGGCACGGGCATTAGGTCTAGATGTGAAACTGGACGTGGATTATCGCAAGCTCGAGTTAGTGCGGGGCGATCTCTATCTGCTGACCACAGACGGCATTCATGATGTTATTTGTGATCAAGACTTGGCTGTTAAACTGTCTGAGTTTATGTCTACTTCAAATTATAAATCAGAGTATAAACCAGAGTCAGATGCCGCAATCGATCACGATGAGTTTTGCAGGTTATTGTGCTCTCAGGCAATCGATGCGGGCAGTTTAGATAATGTCAGCTGTCAGCTTCTGTCCATAGACACATTGCCTAAGTTAAATATCGACGACCTCTATCAGAGGCTATCTAAGTTACCGTTTCCGCCTCCATTGTCAGAGGGGATGAAGTTAGACGGTTATCTGATTGAACAGATTTTACACCAGAGTCAGCGCAGTCAGGTATATCTGGCATCCGACGCTGATGGCAACAAGCGTTGCATCAAGACGCCATCGGTTAATTATCTCGATGACGCGGCCTATATAGAACGTTTTATGCTGGAGAGTTGGATAGGCCACAGGATAAATAGCCCGAATGTGGTCAAGTTATTAGACAGGGACCGGGCCAAAAGTGCGCTTTACTATGTTACAGAGCACCTCAACGGCATGTCATTGAGTACCTGGATAACGCGTAATCCTAAGGCTTCGGTGCAGGAGGTCTTGCCGCTGTTAAAACAGATAGAGTCTGGGGTGAGGGCGTTTCATCGTAAGGAAACCATACACCAAGATCTTAAACCCGATAATATTTTACTGACTTATGAGGGCCAGATTAAACTTATCGATTTTGGCTCTTGTCATATCAAGGGAATCGCCGAGATTGCCACCCCACTTCAACGGGATAGTATCTTAGGTACGGCAGACTATTCCGCTCCCGAGAGTGTATTGGGCTATCGGGTAACCAACAAAGCCGACCTATTTTCCATGGCGGTGATCACCTTCGAAATGCTCACCGGCAAGTTGCCCTTTAAAGGAAAATTAGCACAATGTCGCACCAAACAAGATTACCTCAAGCTGGTTTATATCCCGAGCTATGAACTCAATCCTCTTATTCCCTTGTGGATGGACCCACCATTAAAGAAGGCCTTAAGCTTCGACCCCGTTAGTCGCCAGGTTGATACCAGTGAATTGTTATATGAACTTAATCAACCACTGGTGAATTGGGATAAACCTGAAGTGGGGCGCTCATTACTAGAGAGGGATCCCGTGAGGTTCTGGCAAGGTGTCTCAGTATTGTTTGGCTTGAGTACGTTACTCTTATTGCTAAGCTAA
- a CDS encoding curlin — MSLLNHWGKLLVITGVLLSSAAYADEDISSFDELSGAGNLASVSQVGDAHSANISQQGISNELYLAQTGYNTSLIANQQGASNDILLLQSGSDIEASIQQTGYGNLVIASQLGTALDIDVTQNGYGNQAYIHQTGYENSVWIQQNGSGHVVSVAQWGSSQTAVITQGHASN; from the coding sequence ATGAGTTTGTTAAATCATTGGGGAAAACTCCTAGTGATAACCGGGGTACTTCTTTCTTCAGCGGCCTATGCAGATGAAGATATTAGTAGCTTCGATGAACTCTCAGGAGCAGGAAACTTAGCTTCGGTGAGCCAGGTAGGAGACGCGCATTCTGCGAACATAAGTCAGCAAGGCATAAGCAATGAGTTATACCTAGCACAAACGGGTTACAACACATCACTCATTGCTAATCAACAAGGGGCCAGCAATGACATTTTACTATTGCAATCAGGCTCTGATATCGAAGCGAGTATACAGCAAACGGGTTATGGCAATCTGGTTATAGCCAGTCAACTCGGTACGGCTCTGGACATAGATGTTACTCAAAATGGGTATGGTAATCAGGCCTATATACATCAAACAGGATATGAGAACTCAGTTTGGATCCAGCAAAATGGTTCCGGGCATGTAGTCAGTGTGGCTCAGTGGGGCAGTTCGCAAACGGCTGTCATTACTCAGGGTCATGCATCTAACTAG
- a CDS encoding beta strand repeat-containing protein has product MKHSKIALLVSAALFASFGANAASTDNTATVNQAGNTNLATVTQTDESVDNIATIDQVGNGNAAHATQARTSDTTATISQTGNDNLGTVDQMDATETSTASIDTIGNENKAYITQQLNNADSASAAIIQVGDENTATIVQDNADGAVSTITQNSSGDTATINNHWSDNATATISQNTGSDNHGTIYQESSDSATASLTQTGGANTGTINQETGNFSHDLGTDDTLATLSQDGQGNDATINQNAMHNMASVEQNGDGNFATVTQNGESNASTVMQTGTGHSADITQNDLSNLANVTQTGSGNGLTLTQEGSDFGTGNTASVSQNGDNDTASLSQNGNSNQVVIAQNTSSHDNNISVTQSGTLNYAGAATELGGGSSITITQAGTNNSVKNNANANNYYGADIGAGTYGANNTLVISQSGSDNTAYADASHDNSSVDIAQSGEFNDATVESWFGSDNDLYVSQTGDHHLADVYVVGGSMNAVSVTQTDSYNTANVTSSGSNNLVTVTQGTM; this is encoded by the coding sequence ATGAAACATTCTAAAATTGCGCTATTAGTTTCGGCTGCACTATTTGCATCATTTGGTGCGAACGCTGCGAGTACAGATAACACAGCGACAGTGAATCAAGCGGGTAATACCAACTTAGCCACAGTGACGCAAACAGACGAAAGTGTTGATAATATTGCCACCATAGATCAAGTTGGTAATGGTAATGCGGCTCATGCTACTCAGGCGAGAACCTCAGATACCACGGCGACAATTAGTCAGACTGGTAATGATAACCTAGGTACTGTCGATCAGATGGATGCAACCGAAACATCGACTGCGAGTATCGATACAATAGGTAATGAAAACAAAGCATATATTACTCAACAGCTTAATAATGCAGACTCTGCCTCAGCTGCCATCATTCAGGTTGGAGATGAGAATACGGCGACAATCGTCCAAGATAACGCCGATGGAGCTGTGTCGACGATTACCCAGAATTCGAGTGGTGATACTGCAACGATTAATAATCACTGGTCAGATAATGCCACAGCGACTATCAGTCAGAATACAGGTTCTGATAACCATGGAACGATTTATCAGGAAAGTTCTGATTCTGCAACGGCAAGTCTGACCCAAACTGGCGGCGCTAACACAGGAACGATTAACCAGGAAACTGGGAACTTTTCTCATGACCTAGGTACCGACGATACGCTGGCAACGTTAAGCCAAGATGGCCAAGGAAATGATGCCACTATCAACCAAAATGCAATGCACAATATGGCATCAGTCGAGCAAAATGGTGATGGTAACTTTGCGACAGTGACACAAAATGGTGAGTCAAATGCTTCGACTGTCATGCAAACGGGTACTGGACACTCTGCGGATATAACTCAGAATGATCTGTCAAACCTTGCCAATGTGACACAAACGGGTTCAGGTAATGGGCTAACCTTGACTCAAGAGGGAAGTGATTTTGGTACTGGTAATACGGCTTCTGTGAGTCAAAATGGCGATAATGATACAGCCAGTTTGAGCCAAAATGGTAATTCAAACCAAGTGGTGATTGCTCAAAATACCAGTAGTCATGATAACAATATCTCAGTGACTCAATCTGGTACTTTGAACTATGCCGGCGCCGCGACTGAACTCGGTGGTGGAAGTAGCATTACGATCACGCAGGCTGGTACCAACAACAGTGTGAAGAACAATGCGAATGCTAATAATTATTATGGAGCAGATATAGGTGCTGGTACTTATGGTGCCAATAACACCTTAGTGATAAGCCAATCTGGTAGTGATAATACAGCCTACGCCGATGCATCTCATGATAATTCATCTGTCGATATCGCTCAATCTGGTGAGTTTAACGATGCGACTGTCGAATCATGGTTCGGTAGCGACAATGATCTTTATGTCAGCCAAACTGGCGATCATCACCTTGCTGATGTCTATGTTGTTGGCGGCTCAATGAACGCTGTGAGTGTGACTCAAACAGATTCATATAACACGGCTAACGTCACCAGCTCTGGTTCTAATAACCTTGTAACGGTCACTCAGGGAACTATGTAA